caattttccccagggctttttcatttaccgtacagttcgctcttgaattggatcttccaaaatgcatcacctcgcatttgcccggattgacctCCCATCTGccttttctccgcccaactctccaatctatctatattctgctgtattctctgacagtccccttcactatctgctactccaccaatcttagtgtcatctgcaaacttgctaatcagaccacctataccttcctccagatcatttatgtatatcacaaacaacagtggtcccagcacggatccctgtggaacaccactgagcacagttctccattttcagaaactcccttccactactactctgtctcctgttgcccagccagttctttatccatctagctagtaccccatgagacttcactttctccatcagcctaccacggggaaccttatcaaacgccttactgaagtccatgtatatgacacctacagcccttccctcatcaatcaactttgtcacttcctcgaagaaTTCTATTAAGCtgctaagacatgaccttccctgcacaaccatgttgcctatcactgataagcccattttcttccaaatgggaatagatcctattcctcagtatctcctccaacagcttccctaccactgacgtcaggctcacaggtctataattacctggattatccctgctacccttcttaaacaaggggacaacattagcaaatctccagtcctccggtacctcacctgtgTTCGAGGATGCGGcaaagatatctgtcaaggccccagttagttcctctctcacttccctcagtaacctgggatatatcccatccggacctgtggacttgtccaccttaatgcctttaggaatacccaacacatccgccttatgccgacttgacttagAGTAATCAaatatctatccctaacctcaacatccgccatgtccctctcctcggtgaatatcgatgcaaagcactcgttaagaatctcacccattttctctgactccacacacaactttcctcctttgtcctttgagtgggccaaccctttctcgagttaccctcttgctcctttatatatgaataaaaggctttgggattttcctgtaggaaatgcagcagccagattGTGTACAACAGGCTCCAACAAACACAaataagatgctggaaatactcagcaggccaggcagcatctgtaaagCAAGAAAGTGAGTTCAAAACCGAACTATGATTATGACCAGATTATCTGCTCAGTGCTCATCACCGCGGGCTTTATATTGAGCAGTCAACCTGAGAGAACTTCCTCCTTTGAAATATTATCAGCAGAACTTTTACGTCCAGCTGCAAGAGCAGATGGGGTTATATTGGAAGGTTTCCTCTGAAAGTcattgcagtattccctcagtacagtgctgtattccctcagtacagtgctgtattccctcagtacagtgctctattccctcagtacagtgctgtattccctcagtacagtgctgtattccctcagtacagtgctgtattccctcagtacagcatcGGAATACCAGCTGGATTTTATGGTCATGTTTCTGGAGGTGAAGTTGAACCCACATCCTCCTGACTCCGAGATGGGAATGCCACCACTGAACAATAACACCTCATCATTAACTCAAGATTATTTCCGTTCTCACATCTTTGGTTGTTCTCCTGAAAACATTAACCCATTGGGCTCTCGGACAAAGCCAAATGGATTTGACAGGCGATGCTGGTTTCCAGGGTTTGTGCTGATGCTACAGCAAGAGATCAAGAAGGTTTTTATTTCTGAATTCAAGAACTGGCATCAAGTATCATAACATGGTGACAATTTGAACTCAAGGCATTGCCTTTCAGAGACTTTGGCCTTAACCATTCAGGCCATTTGTTACTTTCTGAGAGAAAGAGCTTGAGATGGGAGAGATGGAACTTGCCTCCAAACCAATTGCCAGGACTTCTGATTCTGATGTAAAAATACCATTTAAAATCAGAGTCTGCATAATTGTTGCCAAAATTGATAAAGTAAAATTATAGCTTTTCTATTTCAAACTTCGAAAGGGAGATTTACCTGAAGCTGAGGGGGATTATCAAATATTCAGAACAAAACCTGATGACAAACGGTCTGGGTGGTTCCCGGGAATCGGAAAAGAAAGTTTCATTTGGGGAAATAAATTGAAGATTAAGAAAACCCGCCAGCCCCACAATACGGCAAATTGAATTTGAACTAATTTTGAAAATAAGAAACATACAAACTGTTGATACCTCGAATCAAATTGGAATGTCTGCTTCCTGTTTTAAAGATAGTAGAAGTATTGGACAGTAACGTTTCTCTAAGCCTCATGAATGAGATATCTAATGGGATGTGTAAAATTGTATAAGAGGAAGTGATTGAGCACAGGAATAAAGTTAAGGAAAAATAACCCCCCTGAATGGGAATTGGAATACCTCACTGTGGGTGTAGTTCAGTGGAATATATCGAGGTGGTATTGATGTACATTTTAATGAAGGGAAAGGGTAGatgagactaataaattgatggcTCTCTTGGAGATGTTTGTATCCTTGTGGATGAACTTTCAAAGAGAATTGCATTTGATAAACTGGCCACTGCCTAAGACATTGAAGCATTCAGGGGAGATGAGCAAAGATATTTACAGACACATATAAGTGGGACGAGGCAGTAAGTTTCAATAGAAATGATTCATTTTCAGGTGAGCTACATTTTATATTTACTGAAGTAAGCTAATAAGATCAAGGAAGCCATTGTGAAACGTAACATTTAAATGAAAAGGGCATTTTGTATTCAGCAATTGATCGATTGTATTAATCAATGTGTGTATTAATTATTCACTCATCAGAAACAAATTATTAATTTAGTGTGCCTCAGTTGATTTTAATTGAAGATTTAATAATCTGGAAGTGGTTGTGTTAAAAGACTTGGTTGTACCTAAAACTGTGTAAGCCTGTTTTAAATTCTATATTACAGCTTCTGTGAGAAGGAATGTATGATCTGATATGATGGTTAGCAACGATTCTTCATACCCTTGGTAACCTTATTTGGAACTGGAAGGTCACACAACACTGGGAGGGACACATTAAACATTCCCATTGTATCCCGATCTGCGACATTTACCCAAATGGTTAAAACCCAATCAAACCGATTCAGGTATGAAATTGACCAACCATTGAGTTCTAATCAGTTTATTCAAACTGAGGGAGGATCTACTTAGGTACTTCAAACCCGAGGAGAAGGTCTGTTGCCAGCCAAGTACTGGAATCCCCAAAGCAAGATTCCCATCAGAATTGTCAAAGAAGGGGTACAAGAGGGATTATGTTTTTACAGCCTGATCAACCAAGAGAAATGGTAAAAGTCTGTTTTGTGTCGATCAGTTTcctcttttccttctgtatcgatcagtttacccttttccttctgtgtcgatcagtttacccttttccttctgtgtcgatcagtttacccttttccttctgtatcgatcagtttacccttttccttctgtatcgatcagtttacccttttccttctgcatcgatcagtttacccttttccttctgcgtcgatcagtttacccttttccttctgtatcgatcagtttacccttttccttctgtatcgatcagtttacccttttccttctgtatcgatcagtttacccttttccttctgtatcgatcagtttacccttttccttctgtatcgatcagtttacccttttccttctgcatcgatcagtttacccttttccttctgcgtcgatcagtttacccttttcctcctGTGTcaatcagtttccccttttccttctgtatcgatcagtttccccttttccttctgtatcgatcagtttacccttttccttctgtatcgatcagtttacccttttccttctgtatcgatcagtttacccttttccttctgtgtcgatcagtttacccttttccttctgtgtcgatcagtttacccttttccttctgtgtcgatcagtttacccttttccttctgtgtcgatcagtttacccttttccttctgtgtcgatcagtttacccttttccttctgtgtcgatcagtttacccttttccttctgtatcgatcagtttacccttttccttctgtatcgatcagtttacccttttccttctgtatcgatcagtttacccttttccttctgtatcgatcagtttacccttttccttctgtatcgatcagtttacccttttccttctgtatcgatcagtttacccttttccttctgtgtcgatcagtttacccttttccttctgtattgcTGTGtatctttattttaaataaatttatttCAATTTACCATCGGAAATTCCTGTCCTTCCTAATCGTTAAGTCTTGTTCAAACTAAAACAATTGAGTGAACTGTTTATAAACACTGGTGGTTTGGTTGATTGCAATTAGACTTAAACAATTCTAGGTTTTAATATGAGATCACCTGAAAGTCTCTGAATTGTCTGCATTGGATGGAGCCCTTGTAGCCTCATGCAAGCATATCGGTGtgagtgtgca
This portion of the Scyliorhinus torazame isolate Kashiwa2021f chromosome 5, sScyTor2.1, whole genome shotgun sequence genome encodes:
- the LOC140417760 gene encoding uncharacterized protein, producing MFLQPDQPREMVKVCFVSISFLFSFCIDQFTLFLLCRSVYPFPSVSISLPFSFCIDQFTLFLLYRSVYPFPSASISLPFSFCVDQFTLFLLYRSVYPFPSVSISLPFSFCIDQFTLFLLYRSVYPFPSVSISLPFSFCIDQFTLFLLRRSVYPFPPVSISFPFSFCIDQFPLFLLYRSVYPFPSVSISLPFSFCIDQFTLFLLCRSVYPFPSVSISLPFSFCVDQFTLFLLCRSVYPFPSVSISLPFSFCVDQFTLFLLYRSVYPFPSVSISLPFSFCIDQFTLFLLYRSVYPFPSVSISLPFSFCIDQFTLFLLCRSVYPFPSVLLCIFILNKFISIYHRKFLSFLIVKSCSN